The Lolium rigidum isolate FL_2022 chromosome 1, APGP_CSIRO_Lrig_0.1, whole genome shotgun sequence region AAAAATAAGCACATATATTAATAAACTGCTAAATTGAATGGTTGTTTAAAAACCTATAGGATAACACATATACCAGTATAGGATAACATCTGTTGCTGACTTTGTTCGATGTTGTTGGTGCAAGCAAAGTACAAACAAGGTACATCATCCAAACTTGCTTGAAAATGTCATCGCCCGAGTCATCTCTGACAGCATTGTGAACACACCAGTAATCTTCGGCGTGCTGCTATGGCCCGGAAATAACAAAGGTCCTAGACGAGCCTCATTGCCAGAATCCATTGCATACACGACATGAATATCCCCCCACGGAAGACCGAGTGTGCGGTAAATAGAATCATCATTAAGAGGGATTCTACCACGCCCAGGTATGACACACTCTCGAGAATGACTATCATACAAAGGAGCAAGCCAGCTTATCAAAGGATTGTGAAAAACATGGCACTTGATGTCAAGCATTGAACCAAGATCCATATCCTCAATCGATTTCTTCTGATCAGAACTTAGATGTTCATATAACCTAACAACAGGAAAAGGAAAGGCCCGATTCCTAGCACGCTCACTAGCATTCGACATTTTGCGAACACCGAGTtgatcaccaccatgtttcttatTGCCCGCCATGGGAACAACAACGCTGCAATACAACAAGTGCCATGATAATGAGAAAAATTCTTAGAGACATCAATGATAACTAGTCAAAAAATCAAAATAACGACAAAAAATCCCCACTGTAAAAGGTAAAAATCAGCACCAGCAACAAAAAACATATGGAGGAGTACAAATGTGTTCATAATTTCCATAGCCTAGAAAAGAGGTAGGTAACTTCAGAACGTACGTGTTGGTTAAACGTTGAGATACTTGTTTGATGAAAAGTGAATGGGCGAGTTGATAAAACAAGTCCCACAACAGAGATTTGTAAACCCTGGAAACAAGTCCCATAATCTCTGCTATCTGCTGCTACAAAACCCTAAAAATTATGCACGAACTGCAGTGCAACGGGCCAAAGCATATCTACAACGAACAtgaaacaaagacaacacaatttACAGCCGCCCCATAACAGAGATTTGTGAACCGAGCGACGGAGCAGGAACCTAGGCGGAGAAAAAATCCGCCCAACACAAAGTGAACAAATAACAACGGATATGTACACAAAAATCCCATCAGCATAATCAACGGTGGAACAATCCCTCGCCGGACAAACAAATCGGCCGGCGACTACTACATCGACCGAGATCTGCCAACTAGATCCCGTTCGAATACTAACCTTACAGCGACGGAAACTATTGACCCTTGCCTGTGAACTGAGAGCAGGAGAAATCTAGGTCGCGCGCTCTAGCCACGGGGAATCggatcctcgccgccgccatcgccctcTCCGTCGGAGCTGAATGGGAGGAGAAAGGGAAAGAGGATAACGGGCGGAGGGAGGGGAACACGAAATCGATTCGAAAAATTTCCAAAAAGACGGACCAAAAAGGGAAACTCGAACAGTTACCAAAAACGGAAAGACACGTGCCGCGCGACAAAAAGGGAATCGcgcgcgagcgctccgcgccgacCAAAATAGACCGCTCGAGCGGTTGATTGCCAAGGAGGGGATTCGCTCAAAACACATGCTTTCAGCTACTATTTCgcgcataagggcatctccagcggcgcgacgcaaacggacgctgagcgaccgtttgcgtccgcgtggaccggaaatgcgtctggcgccctctccagcggcgcgacgcaaagtgaccgggccgttcgtggagacgcaaacctgacgcaaatatgcgccaggtttgcgtctctgcggacgctcggcggacgcgcaaagtgtccgttcgcttccccaccgggcccacctggcagcgagtctgcatcgagggcatcgcttcggcagtcagcgcttccgcgtctacgccgcagccttcgccatcaatggcgcgactGCCTGTTTtgcacgcgcactggcgggcggtggctgggcttctgcgccgccttcaatgccatcgtatcccgcgcgcggccgcgctTAAAAGACCACCGGCCGCGTTCCTCCTtcccccacacctccactcgcaccaccaccgccgcagcgccatgtggaagaagaacgacttcgaggccttcggcagcggcagcaagagggtgccgctccccgtcacgctggggaggctcatgcacggcaaatggatgccgtgcgaggGCTGGTCCGGCGTGAAACtgcctggcggctcagctgccgccgggtgcccatccctcccatccccgcgcgcgagcctgatcggaccgcggagatccggcgaaggaggcggtacctgccgctggacctccgcgccgatccggcgtacgccatcgactccgatagctggcgtacgtatctgtcgaccgagacggataagagaagaagggcgggcttcatgggcgacagggattttcccttcggggctgcaccgccgactcgtccacgaagacaggaggcgccgaggcgtcgtcagcaggcggcTACGCGCGCGCaacacaacgacgacgacgaccgcgacgacgacgacgacgacgcctacgccgcctacgacgacgaggacgactacatcgaggcgctcgcgtaccataacgaggaggtgaaagacgacagcgacgactacgtcgcggccgtGTTCCACGAATGGTAGTAGGCCATGGCGGAGAGCCGCGttttcgagttcccggagaacatgacggacgacgagatggcgaagctcggcgtcctcgtctccgacaacgacgcgcctgtgcagccgccgccgcctcgtgcacgccaccggcgtcatgccgccgggcctgtcggaggatgaagcccttcgactggcactacaggactcggcggcgccacaaccgcagccctgggcgcctcctccaccgccgccacagccgcagccctgggcgcctcctccaccgccgccacagccgcagccctgggcgcctcctccaccgccgccacaaccatacccctgggcgcctccaccgccgccacagccgcagctcctccaccgccgcagccctgggcgcctcctccacctccagcaccgccgacgcgcccggcgtacgctcccccggatggcaactggccgtgggtgataccggagctcatcgtgctcgatagcgacgaggagcagcagtaggcgttaggttttttttcatgttttaactatgtaaattatgtttcatgtattaaaaaaatgattcggccaaaaaaaatgcgtcgtgccgctggagccacccctgacgcaaacggacgcgcggttgaTTTCGACTATTTCGGGACGGCAAACGAAGAACGCGGATGCTaaaatacgtcgcgccgctggagatgccctaacatttTCGATTTGACTGAAGGAAATCAATGTTACGAGTACTATCTCCATTTTTGGCTGATGATGTTTTCGATGGTTGGATTGAACCATGCTTCCTTTGGCCTGTAGAATTTCTGCCATTCCCTGGGCAGTGTGTAGTGGGCAGTCATGTCATGCTGCATTTTCGTAGTCTGACTGACCTCCGTGATCCAGAACCCGTTCTACAAAATACACGACCAGAACCAGCGCAGAACCGGACCAGATCTCGCCGCCGTTcgttgccgtcgccgtcgccatggacCCGAGCCGGCCGCTCCTTGGGCGCGGCGGCTTCCTCCCCTCCTccgcccacgccgtcgccgccatcgctcTCATTGCCTTCCTCCTCCTCACCCTGCTCCGCCTCCCCCTCAGCCTCTCCATCTCCATCTACACCCCTCCTCCcccactcgccgtcgccgaccacCACCAGGACCAGGAGGACCAAGAGCAgcaggacgacagctcctcctgCGACCTCTCCTCCCCGCTCGACTGCGCCGACCCGCGCCTCTTCCACCTCATGATGCGCAGCGCCATCGACGCCTTCCCCGCCGTCCATTTCGCCCGCTTCGGCCGCCCCGTCCCCGGCGACCCGCCCTCCACCTCCTGCGACATGGCCTGGCGCGCCCGCTCCaactcctccgcctccaccgcctcccccaccgccaccaccaagGACTACCGCCGCTTCGCCATCGCGCGGGACCCCCGCACCTGCACCTACTCCGTCCTCTCCATCGGCGACTACCACTCCGGCCCCAACGCCCGCAAGCCCCGCCCGGGCGTCACAAACGCCACCACCGCcgtgccgcccccgcccccgctctCGCGCTCCcagttcgccgccgccgcctacctcTCCTaccacggcggcggcgaccgctgcAAGCCCATGCCGCACTACATGCGCAGCCTCCTCTGCGCCCTCGCCGAGGCCCGCTTCCTCAACCGCACcctcgtcctcgacctcaccCTCTGCCTCGCCGCGTCCTACACCGCCGCCGGCATGCCCGAGGAGGGCAAGCGCCTCGCCTTCTACATCGACGTCGACCACCTCCGGTCGTCCGTGGCCGGCATCGTCGAGGAAAGGCGGTTCTGGGAGGACTGGGACAGGTGGGGAGCGCAGGGccagctcggcctccgcctcatcgagaacaccaggGTTCCCCCCACCAAGTTCTCCAAGGCCAAGGACACCCTTGTCGTCAGGAAATTCGGGGACGTCGAGCCGGGGAACTACTGGTATCGTGTGTGTGAGGGCGAGGCGGAGCGCGTGCTCTCCCCGCCACACCATGACATACGCCTGGCACCAAGTCTGACGAGCATTGTCGATGCTATCATCTCAAGCATGCAGCCGGACTTCGATTCAgtccatgctgatgccaatgctgaTGACCTCAGGCAGAAAATCGAGGAGAGTGTTGATGCGGGGCGGCAGGTGTATCTTGCGGGAGAGGGGATCAACATGGTCCTGGTGGAGGCGCTCAAGGCAAAATACAGCAACTTGCATTGCCTGGATGATTTCCAGGGCCTCTGGAGGAAAGACAGCAAGTGGTTCGTGGAGATGAAGAGGCTCAATGGTGGAGTCCCCGTGGAGTTCGATGGCTACATGCGCGAGCTGGTGGACAGGGAGGTCTtcctcaagggcaagaaaatggtCGAGGTGCACCGCTGATTTCTAAGGTGTTTGGGAAACACGGCATGCTCTTCTCAAGTGAGTCTTGTACAGATTTCTGAATTTTGTTGCTAGCTTTGCATTTATGTAGATGATTCTGCCAGTATCACTTTGAGGGGAAATCTGGGCAATCAGTAGTAATGTATAGCTCAGTGCTGCTAAGACTACTTGTTCCTCTCAATCCACTAGTTTCTTAGCACTAGTCGCTGCTCATTCCCTGTAAGGAAATATTCTACTAGTTCATATTATCATGTCCTTTTGGCTATATAGTTCGTGTTTCTCCAGTTCATTTCAACACATGGTAGTTATGATTGGTCCATGATTTATTACGTTAGCATCTACATGGTGTTATGGGCATCTACCTCAGAATTGCTGTAAGAAGCACATGAAAATAAATCCACGCTCAATGCACAACAAACTAAAATTTGACAATACATCCAGAATTTCCACCACAACATCATGGACAAGAAACTAACTCGGTCCGAGATTGCTCTATATGTTTATCAACAAGAAAGTACTAACAACTGATGGACGCATTTGTTGCTTTTATTTGACATACATAACCAGTTGGCGTACACCAGACCAACATGAATGGATAGAGTTTCAGTTtgaatcaaacaagacaaatcagcaATCAAATTAAATACATACTGTTTCATTGAAGATCATTTGAATGGATAAAACACAGAACACCTTATTCTTTCACCAATTCTTTTCGCTGCTTGAGATCCTTAGAAATCACAACAAAAACAATCGGCAGGGAAGGCAATTTGCATGAGCATTGAGTAGGTAGAGGAACCTGCAGTTTCTGTTACTTAGCCCTGGACCAGTATCTCTTTCAGTTGCTGCTTGATGCTCTGTGGCATGTTAGAGATAGCACCATCATTCATTTTGATTTGAACGAGGTTCGGTCGAACCTTGCGAAGAGGACGATCCGTCACTGGGAGGACGATGTCGTCCCACTTCACGTTTCCACTTAGCTCCATGGTCTGCAGACATCGGAGGCTTGGCTCAGTGAAGACACATGAAGGGATGTCATCA contains the following coding sequences:
- the LOC124679199 gene encoding uncharacterized protein LOC124679199, which produces MDPSRPLLGRGGFLPSSAHAVAAIALIAFLLLTLLRLPLSLSISIYTPPPPLAVADHHQDQEDQEQQDDSSSCDLSSPLDCADPRLFHLMMRSAIDAFPAVHFARFGRPVPGDPPSTSCDMAWRARSNSSASTASPTATTKDYRRFAIARDPRTCTYSVLSIGDYHSGPNARKPRPGVTNATTAVPPPPPLSRSQFAAAAYLSYHGGGDRCKPMPHYMRSLLCALAEARFLNRTLVLDLTLCLAASYTAAGMPEEGKRLAFYIDVDHLRSSVAGIVEERRFWEDWDRWGAQGQLGLRLIENTRVPPTKFSKAKDTLVVRKFGDVEPGNYWYRVCEGEAERVLSPPHHDIRLAPSLTSIVDAIISSMQPDFDSVHADANADDLRQKIEESVDAGRQVYLAGEGINMVLVEALKAKYSNLHCLDDFQGLWRKDSKWFVEMKRLNGGVPVEFDGYMRELVDREVFLKGKKMVEVHR